The Collimonas fungivorans Ter331 genome has a segment encoding these proteins:
- the xylB gene encoding xylulokinase — protein MYLGIDLGTSEVKIVLMDQAGKLLADAGSALTVSRPQPRWSEQDPEQWWQATGEAIAKLRAKAPAEFRAVRAIGLSGQMHGAVVLGAQDRVLRPAILWNDLRSISECVELTERAPQLHQIAGNLAMPGFTAPKLLWLAHHEPDVFAAMQMVLLPKDWLRLKLTGNKVSEPSDAAGTLWLDVAKRDWSDELLTATGMRRSHMPRLVEGGESSGTLLPEVASAWGLSPEVIVAGGGGDGAASAVGIGAVNPGDGFVSLGTSGVLFVVNDRFRPNPAQAVHAFCHALPGRWHQMSVMLSAASCLRWFCRLVSVDEATLLNEIAELDSAALENAPLFLPYLSGERTPHNDPYAQGVFHGLSHAHGRAALGYAVIEGVTFGMADGLAALHTAGTEVTELSLVGGGSRSPYWAQLIADALNVRMVTHVGSETGGALGAARLAWLAANDQPGKEAVICAKPPLREAFTPNAQRHAALQPRLAAYREIYRCRPERNADAALPGH, from the coding sequence ATGTATCTCGGCATCGATTTGGGCACTTCGGAAGTCAAGATCGTCCTGATGGACCAGGCCGGCAAGCTACTAGCCGACGCCGGCAGCGCACTCACCGTATCGCGTCCGCAGCCGCGCTGGTCGGAACAGGATCCGGAACAATGGTGGCAGGCTACCGGCGAAGCCATCGCCAAGCTGCGCGCAAAAGCGCCGGCGGAGTTCCGCGCCGTGCGCGCCATCGGCCTGTCCGGCCAGATGCATGGCGCGGTAGTGCTCGGCGCGCAAGACCGCGTCTTGCGCCCGGCGATTCTATGGAACGACTTGCGCAGCATCAGCGAATGCGTCGAGCTGACCGAACGCGCGCCGCAACTGCACCAGATCGCCGGCAACCTGGCCATGCCCGGTTTTACCGCTCCCAAGCTGCTATGGCTGGCGCACCACGAACCGGATGTATTTGCCGCCATGCAGATGGTGCTGCTGCCGAAGGACTGGCTGCGCCTGAAACTGACCGGCAACAAGGTATCCGAACCGTCCGATGCGGCCGGCACGCTCTGGCTGGATGTGGCCAAGCGCGACTGGTCGGATGAATTGCTGACAGCCACCGGCATGCGCCGCTCGCACATGCCGCGCCTGGTCGAAGGCGGAGAATCGTCCGGCACGCTACTGCCTGAAGTGGCTAGCGCCTGGGGCTTGTCGCCAGAAGTCATCGTTGCCGGCGGCGGCGGCGACGGCGCCGCCAGTGCGGTAGGCATAGGCGCGGTGAACCCCGGCGACGGTTTTGTCTCGCTCGGCACCTCAGGCGTGCTGTTCGTCGTCAACGACCGCTTCCGTCCCAATCCGGCCCAGGCCGTGCACGCCTTCTGCCACGCCCTGCCCGGCCGCTGGCACCAGATGAGCGTGATGCTGTCGGCCGCCAGCTGCCTGCGCTGGTTCTGCCGGCTGGTGAGCGTTGACGAAGCCACATTGCTGAACGAAATCGCCGAGCTCGATTCGGCCGCACTGGAAAACGCGCCGCTGTTCCTGCCCTACCTGTCGGGCGAACGCACCCCGCACAACGATCCCTACGCGCAAGGCGTATTCCACGGCCTGTCGCACGCCCACGGCCGCGCCGCGCTCGGTTACGCCGTGATCGAAGGCGTCACCTTCGGCATGGCTGATGGCCTTGCTGCGTTGCATACAGCCGGCACAGAAGTTACGGAATTGTCTCTGGTGGGCGGCGGTTCGCGCAGTCCGTACTGGGCGCAACTGATCGCCGATGCGCTGAACGTGCGCATGGTGACCCATGTCGGCAGCGAAACCGGCGGCGCACTAGGCGCTGCCCGCCTGGCCTGGCTTGCTGCCAACGACCAGCCTGGAAAGGAAGCCGTCATCTGCGCCAAGCCGCCGTTGCGTGAAGCATTCACCCCGAATGCGCAACGCCACGCGGCACTGCAGCCGCGGCTGGCAGCTTACCGCGAAATTTATCGCTGCCGCCCGGAACGTAATGCAGATGCCGCCCTGCCGGGGCATTGA
- the dalD gene encoding D-arabinitol 4-dehydrogenase translates to MQATSSTTDAAGNTWLHIGAGSFHRAHQAVYLHHLMETGDASNTGWSLALANIRDDMTPLLDALERQGGAYTLETVTPGGVRNYETIRSIKTIVPWDAALLELTAFGARSTTKIISFTVTEAGYYLDHHHRLDTRNPDLAADLQGELNTIYGALTAILRARAAANGGPVTLLNCDNLRHNGERFHDGLLQFLALRGETALQQWVSDHTSSPNSMVDRITPRPTEEVRTRVAQATGQADPCALMAESFIQWVIEDQFAAGRPALEKVGVEMVQSVLPYEEAKIRILNATHSCIAWAGTLVGLNYIHESCARPDIRKMAYDYVTQDVIPCLTPSPLDLANYRDVVLERFGNPNIQDSNQRVAADGFSKIPGFIVPTLQECIARGAVPHATLVLPALFFLFLQRWAKNELPYAYQDGIFDESATRTMLASADPVRAYCADPALWGTLAGSPQLELPLREALVHVQNWLAQQT, encoded by the coding sequence ATGCAAGCCACTTCCTCCACCACCGACGCCGCCGGCAATACCTGGCTGCACATCGGCGCAGGCTCCTTCCATCGCGCGCACCAGGCGGTATACCTGCATCATCTGATGGAAACCGGCGATGCCAGCAACACCGGCTGGTCGCTGGCGCTGGCCAACATCCGCGACGACATGACGCCGCTGCTCGATGCGCTGGAGCGCCAGGGCGGCGCCTATACGCTGGAAACCGTGACGCCGGGCGGCGTGCGCAACTACGAAACGATCCGCTCGATCAAGACCATCGTGCCGTGGGATGCGGCGCTGCTGGAACTGACGGCGTTCGGCGCCCGGAGCACCACCAAAATCATTTCATTCACGGTCACCGAAGCCGGTTATTACCTGGACCACCACCATCGCCTGGACACCCGCAATCCGGACCTGGCGGCCGACCTGCAAGGTGAACTGAATACCATCTACGGTGCCTTGACCGCCATCCTGCGCGCGCGCGCCGCAGCCAACGGCGGCCCGGTCACCCTGCTCAATTGCGACAACCTGCGCCACAACGGCGAGCGGTTTCATGATGGCTTGCTGCAGTTCCTGGCGTTGCGCGGCGAAACCGCTCTGCAGCAATGGGTGAGCGACCACACCAGCAGCCCCAACTCGATGGTCGACCGCATCACGCCGCGTCCTACTGAAGAAGTCAGGACGCGCGTAGCGCAGGCAACCGGCCAGGCCGATCCCTGCGCGCTGATGGCGGAGTCGTTCATCCAATGGGTAATCGAAGACCAGTTCGCCGCTGGCCGCCCTGCCCTGGAAAAAGTCGGCGTCGAAATGGTGCAGTCAGTGCTGCCTTATGAAGAAGCCAAGATCCGCATACTCAATGCGACCCACAGCTGCATCGCCTGGGCCGGCACGCTGGTCGGCCTGAACTATATCCATGAAAGTTGCGCCCGGCCGGATATCCGTAAAATGGCTTATGACTATGTCACGCAGGACGTCATTCCCTGCCTGACGCCGAGCCCGCTCGATCTGGCGAATTATCGCGACGTGGTGCTGGAACGCTTCGGCAATCCGAATATCCAAGACAGCAACCAGCGCGTGGCCGCCGACGGTTTCTCCAAAATTCCCGGCTTCATCGTGCCGACCCTGCAGGAATGCATCGCGCGTGGCGCGGTGCCGCACGCCACCCTGGTCCTGCCGGCGCTTTTCTTCCTGTTCCTGCAACGCTGGGCAAAAAACGAGCTGCCTTATGCTTATCAGGACGGCATCTTCGACGAATCCGCCACCCGGACCATGCTCGCCAGCGCCGACCCGGTGCGCGCCTATTGCGCCGATCCCGCCTTATGGGGCACACTAGCTGGCAGCCCGCAGCTTGAGTTGCCGCTGCGGGAAGCACTGGTGCATGTACAAAACTGGCTTGCCCAGCAGACCTGA
- the ugpC gene encoding sn-glycerol-3-phosphate ABC transporter ATP-binding protein UgpC, whose translation MAGVTIRNLIKSYDDNEVMRDINLDIEDGEFVVFVGPSGCGKSTLLRMIAGLEDISSGDLFIGDTRMNDVPPAKRGIAMVFQSYALYPHMTLYDNMAFGLKIAGKSKAEIDTAVQRAAKTLHIDHLLDRKPKALSGGQRQRVAIGRAITREPSVFLFDEPLSNLDSALRVKMRLEFSRLHDQLKTTMIYVTHDQIEAMTLADKIVVLSAGRVEQVGSPQQLYHHPANRFVAGFIGSPKMNFIDGKVAAIATHGVLVELASGGRQSVAVDGSSLQIGDPVSIGVRAEHLMLDPHNPMLKAKFTVLEALGDFSYLYADSTASEEPLVLRVADTVDMQRGSEIGVSADPQRCHLFDQSGRALRRLDATVSATGQAHPASAQTA comes from the coding sequence ATGGCAGGCGTAACTATCAGAAACCTCATCAAGAGCTACGACGACAATGAAGTCATGCGCGACATCAACCTCGACATCGAGGATGGCGAATTTGTCGTCTTCGTCGGCCCCAGCGGCTGCGGAAAATCCACGCTGCTGCGCATGATCGCCGGCCTGGAAGACATCAGCAGCGGCGACCTGTTCATCGGCGATACACGCATGAACGATGTGCCGCCGGCCAAGCGCGGCATCGCCATGGTGTTCCAGTCCTACGCGCTGTATCCGCACATGACGCTGTACGACAACATGGCGTTCGGCCTCAAGATCGCCGGCAAATCGAAAGCCGAGATCGACACCGCGGTGCAGCGCGCCGCCAAGACTTTGCACATCGATCATCTGCTGGATCGTAAGCCGAAAGCCCTGTCGGGCGGCCAGCGCCAGCGAGTCGCCATCGGCCGCGCCATCACGCGCGAGCCTAGCGTATTCCTGTTCGACGAGCCTTTGTCGAACCTGGATTCGGCCTTGCGGGTGAAGATGCGCCTGGAATTTTCGCGGCTGCACGACCAGCTCAAGACCACCATGATCTACGTCACCCACGACCAGATCGAAGCCATGACGCTGGCCGACAAGATCGTGGTGCTGTCGGCCGGCCGGGTTGAGCAGGTCGGCTCGCCGCAGCAGCTCTACCATCATCCGGCGAATCGTTTTGTCGCCGGTTTCATCGGTTCTCCCAAGATGAATTTCATCGACGGCAAGGTAGCGGCCATCGCCACCCATGGCGTGCTGGTCGAATTGGCCAGCGGCGGCCGCCAGTCGGTTGCGGTAGACGGCAGCAGCCTGCAGATCGGCGACCCGGTCAGCATCGGCGTACGCGCCGAACACCTGATGCTCGATCCGCATAATCCGATGCTGAAGGCAAAGTTCACGGTACTGGAAGCGCTGGGCGATTTTTCCTATCTGTACGCCGATTCCACCGCATCCGAAGAACCGCTGGTGCTGCGCGTGGCCGATACCGTGGACATGCAGCGCGGCAGCGAAATCGGCGTGTCGGCCGATCCACAGCGTTGCCATCTGTTCGACCAGAGCGGCCGTGCCTTGCGCCGGCTGGATGCGACTGTCTCGGCAACAGGGCAAGCGCATCCAGCCTCGGCACAGACGGCATAA
- a CDS encoding HAD-IA family hydrolase: MTSHITHLICDCDGVLLDSESIALTVLHRELTPYLPPSMLQAGAALHSAIAERLGMMTNLLLDEVDIAFKLGLGAADYDAINLVVGRACSEEVNAVPGVREALAAIALPKAVASNSSLERIHAGLRRCDLLPLFDGHIHSGHELGSPKPAPDVYLAAAAGFGVAPQQCIAIDDSITGVRSAVAAGIRVIGFTGVAHDRKQAGARLLAAGAERIFDDMQQLTELLGRQTA, encoded by the coding sequence ATGACCTCGCATATCACTCACCTTATCTGCGACTGCGACGGCGTTTTGCTCGACAGCGAGAGCATCGCTCTCACTGTCCTGCATCGCGAGTTGACGCCGTATTTGCCACCGTCCATGCTGCAGGCCGGAGCAGCGCTGCACAGCGCAATTGCCGAACGGCTGGGCATGATGACCAACCTGCTGCTGGATGAAGTCGATATCGCGTTCAAATTGGGACTGGGCGCGGCGGACTACGACGCCATCAACCTCGTGGTCGGCCGCGCCTGCAGCGAGGAAGTCAATGCGGTGCCCGGAGTCAGGGAAGCACTGGCTGCAATCGCCCTACCGAAAGCAGTCGCCAGCAACAGCAGCCTGGAGCGCATCCACGCCGGCCTGCGGCGCTGCGATTTGCTGCCCCTGTTTGACGGCCACATCCATAGCGGCCACGAACTGGGCAGTCCGAAACCGGCGCCGGACGTCTACCTGGCTGCCGCTGCCGGCTTTGGCGTGGCGCCGCAGCAATGCATTGCGATCGACGACAGCATCACCGGCGTCCGTTCGGCAGTCGCCGCCGGCATCCGGGTCATCGGCTTCACCGGCGTGGCGCACGACCGCAAGCAAGCCGGCGCCCGGCTGCTGGCAGCCGGCGCCGAACGGATATTCGACGACATGCAGCAACTGACAGAGCTGCTCGGCAGACAGACGGCGTGA
- a CDS encoding carbohydrate ABC transporter permease yields MSTPSAQVANAAAPVRPNASKFKPVRLLQTPSVFLLLLWMIVPLAMTLYFSVIRYNLMMPEATGFVGLDNYAFLFNDPAFWPSILNTLLLIGSVLVISVVSGTLLAVLFDQPFFGRGIARLLVIGPFFVMPTVAALIWKNMILHPVYGLLAWVMRLIGLEPIDWLAEYPMLSVIMIVAWQWIPFAFLILLTALQSLDLEQKEAAQLDGAGPIRVFWYVVLPHLKRAITVVIMIETIFLLSIFAEIFTTTAGGPGTATTNLAYLVYSIGLQQFDIGIASAGGIIAVVLANIVSFFLVRMMAKNLKGANEK; encoded by the coding sequence ATGTCGACTCCTTCCGCCCAGGTCGCCAACGCGGCCGCGCCGGTACGGCCAAACGCCAGCAAATTCAAGCCGGTGCGGCTGCTGCAAACGCCCTCGGTATTCCTGCTGCTGTTATGGATGATCGTGCCGCTGGCGATGACGCTGTACTTCTCGGTCATCCGCTACAACCTGATGATGCCGGAAGCAACCGGTTTTGTCGGGCTGGACAATTACGCTTTCCTGTTCAACGATCCGGCCTTCTGGCCGTCGATCCTCAATACGCTACTGCTGATCGGCTCGGTGCTGGTCATCAGCGTGGTCTCCGGCACGCTGCTGGCGGTGCTGTTCGACCAGCCGTTCTTCGGTCGCGGCATCGCCCGCCTGCTGGTGATCGGGCCGTTCTTCGTGATGCCCACCGTCGCTGCCCTGATCTGGAAAAACATGATCCTGCACCCGGTCTACGGCCTGCTGGCATGGGTCATGCGGCTGATCGGACTGGAGCCGATCGACTGGCTGGCCGAATATCCGATGCTGTCGGTGATCATGATAGTCGCCTGGCAATGGATTCCATTCGCCTTCCTGATCCTGCTGACAGCATTGCAGTCGCTCGACCTGGAACAGAAAGAAGCGGCGCAGCTGGACGGCGCCGGACCGATCCGGGTGTTCTGGTATGTGGTGCTGCCCCACCTCAAGCGTGCGATCACGGTGGTGATCATGATCGAAACCATTTTCCTGCTGTCGATTTTCGCCGAAATCTTCACCACCACCGCCGGCGGTCCCGGCACTGCTACCACTAACCTGGCTTACCTGGTGTATTCGATCGGCTTGCAGCAGTTCGATATCGGCATCGCCTCGGCCGGCGGCATCATCGCCGTGGTCCTGGCCAATATTGTGTCGTTCTTCCTGGTACGGATGATGGCGAAGAACCTGAAAGGAGCGAACGAAAAATGA
- a CDS encoding ABC transporter substrate-binding protein, translated as MKRRSIRASSFSAALAPLSLLAIFCGSAWAAPVTVNIATINNPDMIELQKLSTNFETANPDIKLRWVVLEENVLRQRVTTDIATGSGQFDLMTIGAYEAPIWAKKGWLAPMEGLPANYDEADLIKTVREGLTEGGKLYALPFYAESSMTYYRKDLFAEKGLKMPEHPTFQDIAGFAEKLTDKQNGIAGICLRGRAGWGENMALVGTMVNTFGARWFDEKWQPQLNSPEWKNAVTTYVDLLHKYGPQGATSNGFNENLVLFSSGKCGMGIDATVAAGMIYSSKESKVVGKVAFAPSPVAVTPKGSHWLWIWSLAIPKSSKSQDAAKKFAAWATSKEYVQLVAKEKGWGLVPPGTRMSTYASPEYKKAAPYSDFVLNAIQSADTKDATLQKVPYTGIQFVTIPEFQSLGTVVGQAIAGALAGKSTVDAALQTSQAQADRVMRQGRYIK; from the coding sequence ATGAAACGTCGCAGCATCCGCGCAAGCTCGTTTTCAGCCGCCCTGGCCCCACTCAGCCTGCTGGCTATATTCTGTGGCAGCGCCTGGGCCGCACCAGTTACCGTGAACATCGCAACGATCAACAATCCGGACATGATCGAACTGCAAAAACTCTCCACAAATTTCGAAACAGCCAATCCCGACATCAAGCTGCGCTGGGTAGTGCTGGAAGAAAACGTGCTGCGCCAGCGCGTCACCACCGACATCGCCACCGGCAGCGGCCAGTTCGACCTGATGACGATCGGTGCATATGAAGCGCCGATCTGGGCCAAGAAAGGCTGGCTGGCGCCGATGGAAGGCTTGCCTGCCAACTACGACGAGGCCGACCTGATCAAGACCGTGCGCGAAGGCCTGACCGAAGGCGGCAAGCTGTATGCGCTGCCGTTCTACGCCGAGAGCTCGATGACCTACTACCGCAAGGACCTGTTTGCGGAAAAGGGCTTGAAAATGCCTGAACACCCGACCTTCCAGGACATCGCCGGCTTCGCCGAAAAGCTGACCGACAAGCAGAACGGCATCGCCGGCATCTGCCTGCGCGGCCGCGCTGGCTGGGGTGAGAACATGGCGCTGGTCGGCACCATGGTCAATACTTTCGGCGCCCGCTGGTTCGATGAAAAATGGCAGCCGCAGCTCAACTCGCCCGAGTGGAAAAACGCGGTCACTACCTATGTCGACCTGCTGCACAAGTACGGCCCGCAAGGCGCCACCTCAAACGGCTTCAACGAAAACCTGGTGCTGTTCTCCAGCGGCAAATGCGGCATGGGGATCGACGCCACGGTAGCAGCCGGCATGATCTACAGCAGCAAGGAATCGAAAGTGGTCGGCAAGGTAGCGTTTGCGCCGTCGCCGGTAGCGGTCACGCCTAAGGGTTCGCATTGGTTGTGGATCTGGTCGCTGGCGATTCCGAAATCGTCGAAATCGCAGGACGCCGCCAAGAAATTCGCAGCCTGGGCAACTTCCAAGGAATACGTGCAGCTGGTCGCCAAGGAAAAAGGCTGGGGCCTGGTGCCGCCGGGCACCCGCATGTCGACTTACGCTTCGCCTGAATATAAGAAGGCCGCGCCCTACTCCGACTTCGTGCTGAACGCGATCCAATCGGCTGACACCAAGGACGCCACCTTGCAGAAAGTGCCTTACACCGGCATCCAGTTCGTGACGATCCCCGAGTTCCAGTCGCTGGGCACGGTAGTCGGTCAGGCGATTGCCGGCGCACTGGCCGGCAAGTCGACTGTCGATGCTGCCTTGCAGACATCGCAGGCGCAGGCGGACCGGGTGATGCGCCAAGGACGCTATATCAAGTAA
- a CDS encoding sugar-binding transcriptional regulator, producing the protein MANEKLDLAARAAWMYYVAGNTQNEIADHLGISRQMAQRLVAYARESGLVKVRVEHPVSTCLELAAALQLRYGLEQCHVVPSMGAGDKVVDDAGVQQMLAVVGAEVMERYLQQETPLVVNVGSGRTLKAVLEAVTEMERPQHRIVSMVGAIAADGSSNRYDVALTAADKIQARFFFLPAPLVADNAEDMRQWCSHRVYRIVADLAQHADVTFVGVGTIAPGCPMHEDGFITAEEVAQLQGYGAVGEMIGHAIAGDGRLIASPLEDRVTSLPLTSPPTRPVIGMAGGVKKAEAIRAVLRGGWWSGLITDEYCARYALRDE; encoded by the coding sequence ATGGCAAATGAAAAACTGGATCTCGCCGCGCGCGCGGCGTGGATGTATTACGTGGCCGGCAATACCCAGAACGAAATCGCCGACCACCTGGGAATCTCGCGCCAGATGGCGCAGCGGCTGGTGGCTTATGCGCGCGAATCGGGGCTGGTCAAGGTCAGGGTGGAACATCCGGTGTCGACTTGCCTGGAGTTGGCGGCCGCCTTGCAGCTGCGCTACGGCCTTGAGCAATGCCATGTGGTGCCGAGCATGGGGGCGGGCGACAAGGTGGTCGACGACGCCGGCGTGCAGCAGATGCTGGCGGTGGTCGGCGCCGAGGTGATGGAGCGTTATCTGCAGCAGGAGACGCCGCTGGTGGTGAACGTCGGTTCGGGGCGGACCTTGAAGGCCGTATTGGAGGCGGTCACCGAAATGGAACGGCCGCAGCACCGGATCGTGTCGATGGTGGGGGCGATTGCGGCCGACGGTTCATCGAATCGCTATGACGTCGCGCTTACCGCCGCCGACAAGATCCAGGCCCGTTTCTTTTTCCTGCCGGCGCCGCTGGTGGCCGACAATGCCGAAGACATGCGCCAGTGGTGCAGCCACCGGGTATATCGCATCGTGGCCGACCTGGCGCAGCATGCCGATGTCACCTTTGTCGGGGTCGGCACCATTGCGCCGGGCTGTCCGATGCACGAAGACGGCTTCATCACGGCAGAAGAAGTGGCGCAATTGCAGGGATACGGGGCGGTGGGAGAAATGATCGGCCACGCCATCGCCGGCGACGGCCGCCTGATCGCATCGCCGCTGGAAGACCGCGTCACCAGCCTGCCGCTGACCTCGCCGCCGACACGCCCGGTGATCGGCATGGCAGGTGGCGTCAAGAAGGCAGAAGCAATCCGCGCGGTGCTGCGCGGCGGCTGGTGGTCGGGCCTGATCACCGACGAATACTGCGCACGCTACGCACTGCGGGACGAGTAA
- a CDS encoding DUF6587 family protein encodes MTPFLVIQAIVIGVAVAASLVYACRRLMPATSQRWQGALASSLSASSRPATLRAIGKRLQPQAAAGGCDSGCGTCATGCSPTSAADEQPLQFHERSRE; translated from the coding sequence ATGACGCCGTTTCTCGTGATCCAGGCCATCGTGATCGGCGTCGCCGTAGCCGCCAGCCTGGTCTATGCCTGCCGGCGGCTGATGCCGGCTACCAGCCAGCGCTGGCAGGGAGCGTTGGCCAGTTCCCTGAGCGCCTCCTCACGCCCCGCAACATTGCGCGCGATCGGCAAGCGTTTGCAGCCGCAAGCCGCGGCGGGAGGATGCGATAGCGGATGCGGCACGTGCGCCACCGGCTGCAGTCCGACCTCGGCGGCGGACGAACAGCCGCTGCAGTTCCATGAACGTTCGCGCGAATAA
- the feoB gene encoding ferrous iron transporter B, which yields MSSASSLRIALVGNPNCGKTALFNQLTGSRQKVANYAGVTVERKEGRFTAPSGRAFQLLDLPGAYSLEATSPDEMITRKVCLGQMPGEALPDLVVCVADATNLRLHLRFVLEVKRLGRPMVLALNMMDAARKRGITIDREELQRRLGIPVIETVAVRSGGARELIQHLDQAGAPAPATGGVDDDLHAQVRAMLAAAVTMPRNTSMIDDAIDRWVLHPVFGLALLAAIMFFIFQAVFSWAQPLMEGIQAGVGAVGAWVAAALPESLLRSLISDGIFGGLGTVLVFLPQILILFFFILVLEESGYLPRAAFLLDRMMFKAGLTGRSFIPLLSSFACAIPGIMATRSIQDPRDRLTTILVAPLMTCSARLPVYTLLIAAFIPNRGVWGLFNMQGIVLFVLYVAGIVSALAVSWIIKRVRKDKSEHALLMELPSYRLPGARNIAIGLWERALIFLRRVTTIILSLTVLLWFLSTFPGPPPGATLPAIDYSLAGRIGHLLEYVFAPIGFNWQICIALVPGMAAREVAVSALGTVYAMSGSEDAIASQLGQVIAHQWSLATALSLLAWYVFAPQCMSTLAVMRRETNSWKIVAVATAYLFGLAYLAAFLTYQITRLLT from the coding sequence ATGTCTAGCGCATCCTCCCTCCGCATTGCCTTGGTCGGCAACCCCAACTGCGGCAAGACCGCCCTGTTCAACCAGCTGACCGGCAGCCGCCAGAAAGTGGCGAACTACGCCGGCGTCACGGTGGAACGCAAGGAAGGCCGCTTCACCGCACCTTCCGGGCGCGCGTTCCAGCTGCTCGACCTGCCGGGCGCGTACAGCCTGGAAGCAACCAGCCCGGACGAGATGATCACCCGCAAGGTCTGCCTCGGCCAGATGCCGGGCGAAGCCCTGCCGGACCTGGTAGTCTGCGTCGCCGACGCAACCAACCTGCGCCTGCACCTGCGCTTCGTGCTCGAAGTCAAGCGGCTGGGCCGGCCCATGGTGCTGGCATTGAACATGATGGACGCCGCCCGCAAACGCGGCATCACCATCGACCGCGAAGAGCTGCAGCGCCGCCTTGGCATTCCTGTGATTGAAACCGTGGCGGTGCGCAGCGGCGGCGCACGCGAACTGATCCAGCATTTGGACCAGGCGGGCGCACCGGCGCCGGCAACCGGCGGCGTCGACGACGATTTGCATGCCCAGGTGCGCGCCATGCTGGCGGCAGCCGTCACCATGCCACGCAATACATCGATGATCGACGACGCCATCGACCGCTGGGTGCTGCATCCGGTGTTCGGGCTGGCGCTGCTGGCGGCCATCATGTTTTTCATTTTCCAGGCGGTTTTTTCCTGGGCGCAGCCGCTGATGGAAGGCATCCAGGCCGGCGTCGGCGCCGTCGGCGCCTGGGTTGCTGCGGCCCTGCCTGAGAGCCTGCTGCGCAGCCTGATCAGCGACGGCATCTTCGGCGGTCTGGGCACGGTGCTGGTGTTCCTGCCGCAGATCCTGATCCTGTTTTTCTTTATCCTGGTGCTGGAAGAATCCGGCTACCTGCCGCGCGCCGCCTTCCTGCTCGACCGCATGATGTTCAAGGCCGGACTCACCGGCCGTTCCTTCATCCCGCTGCTGTCGAGTTTCGCCTGCGCGATTCCCGGCATCATGGCCACCCGCAGCATCCAGGACCCGCGCGACCGCCTGACCACCATCCTAGTGGCGCCGCTGATGACGTGCTCGGCACGGCTTCCCGTGTACACCTTGCTGATCGCCGCCTTCATTCCGAACCGCGGCGTGTGGGGCCTGTTCAACATGCAGGGCATCGTGCTGTTCGTGCTGTACGTGGCCGGCATCGTCAGCGCGCTGGCCGTCTCCTGGATCATCAAGCGCGTGCGCAAGGACAAGAGCGAACATGCCTTGCTGATGGAACTGCCGTCCTACCGTTTGCCCGGCGCCCGCAATATCGCCATCGGCCTGTGGGAACGGGCGCTGATTTTCTTGCGCCGGGTCACCACCATCATCCTCTCGCTCACGGTTCTGCTGTGGTTCCTGTCGACCTTCCCCGGCCCGCCGCCGGGCGCAACCTTGCCTGCCATCGACTACAGCCTGGCCGGCCGCATCGGCCATTTGCTGGAATACGTGTTTGCCCCTATCGGCTTTAACTGGCAGATCTGCATTGCGCTGGTGCCCGGCATGGCGGCGCGCGAAGTGGCCGTATCGGCGCTGGGAACCGTGTATGCCATGTCCGGCAGCGAAGACGCGATCGCGTCGCAGCTCGGGCAGGTGATTGCGCATCAGTGGTCGTTGGCGACTGCATTGTCGCTGCTGGCCTGGTATGTGTTTGCGCCGCAATGCATGTCGACGCTGGCGGTGATGCGGCGTGAAACCAATTCCTGGAAGATCGTTGCGGTCGCCACCGCCTACCTGTTCGGCCTGGCTTACCTGGCGGCTTTCCTCACCTATCAGATCACGAGGTTGCTGACATGA
- a CDS encoding FeoA family protein, with translation MRLCDLTPFTPAVIEYVEDVLELDPIAKRLRELGFVHGEAVSLVARGPVGADPLMIQIGFTRFALRRAEAHRVHVNPANPAS, from the coding sequence ATGAGACTTTGTGATTTGACGCCGTTTACGCCCGCAGTGATTGAATATGTAGAGGACGTGCTGGAGCTGGACCCGATCGCCAAACGCTTGCGCGAGCTTGGTTTCGTCCATGGCGAAGCCGTGAGCCTGGTGGCGCGCGGCCCGGTCGGCGCCGATCCGCTGATGATACAGATCGGTTTCACCCGTTTTGCCCTGCGTCGCGCCGAAGCGCACCGAGTCCACGTCAACCCTGCTAATCCAGCCTCCTGA